Genomic window (Chelmon rostratus isolate fCheRos1 chromosome 15, fCheRos1.pri, whole genome shotgun sequence):
ACCATGCACATCACAGAGTCGCCAGCCATCTGCCAATTTCTTAGTGCTCGCCATTATTGTCGTTCAGATTCGTCATGCAGCTTGCACAGAAGCTGGTTGCTCCTCCTCCACAACACCAACATATTTGCCAGTATCATAGATAAGCATCTTGTTAACATTTACCGCATCATTAGGAAAGCATATGCAGAATACTCGTCAGATTCTTGGAGATAACGTGTTAATGTACAGAAATAGTCTGCAAACTGGTATTGAGATCATTAATATGATTAGAATTATCTGACAGAATATTCAGGGATTCATTGACTAAGCTAATTTTACCTCAGTttacttatttttcatatttcatttatcCACATCTGAAAGTGGCCTAATTCTATTTTTAGAATTACAACATATTAGGGGTTTGACTTGCTCGATTGCTCGCCTAATCATACTACTTTCCATTCTGCTCTTTCCAGACCTGAATCGGAGAGAGAGATGACCCTAGTTTTGTCCATGAATCCTTTCCTGGACCCAGAGGGAGACCCTCCACTCTCCACATACCAGCCCATATGGGAATCGGAGCGCTGCACCAAGACCTGCTTGTCAAACAATGCCCCACCATGCAGCTCTGAAGAGCAATTTACACAAGGTACAGACACCACGCACAGATGTTTGCtcattcattgatttatttaagATCTGGTACGTGAAGTTACATGAAAAGTTTTACCATGCAGTTTTACACCACATCTGATGGGGATGTACTACGTAATTCTTAGTCTGGTAGACTGGTAATTAGACTCATCTGGCCAAACCATCTATTAGTATTTGTTTGTCATGGCCCTGCTGTCATACCCACTAGCTTTTTAAGCAAGGTGCGCTCCATCAGTCAAAATGTAAGATTTAAGTGTAGTTGGTGTAGAGCGATCAATTAATTAACGTGGTAGCAGGTCAGCAGTAATTATATGTAGGACCAATACAGTTAAACggtcatttcagtttcagatgaGCCACTATACAAACTTGTTCTTCCAGCAGTTTAGGCTGAAGTACACCTCAGTTctatatttctgttgtttttacagcacTTCTGATAATTTTTGCGATTTCCACACACAGAATGTAATTACAATACATTTAAATACCTGTAGTATCAAAGTAGAATAAGCACTGATTACAATTAAATAAACCCAGTCCTACACATTTTTGAATGGGCTGTGGcctcaaaataaaagcatgtttgtatgtttagATTCTGAAAACATCCAATATTGTTAATTTGTCCCTTTGTCCAAGATGAGGTAACATTATATAGTCCAACAGTGCAGTTGGTTTGTCATATTGTTTTTTGTCGCTGCAGAAACCCCCTGTAGGCGAGTTCCTGATCATGTCTCAGTATCAAGGATTGCGTACTTCAAGAGGAAGTTTGTTGATGATGACGATGAGCCACCCTTCAGTTTCAGGACATACTGCCAGACTGTAAGTAtaggcacactcacacatccagAGCACACCGTGTATCAAGGCTGCATCCAATTCACTCTTTAACTAAAATTATTGTACAACATCATTTGTCAACCCGAAATCATTTGAAACTTGCGTGCAAAGACCTTTGCTGTGTCTACTACTCAGCCAGTAGTCCCTATATGATAGATGGTTTGAAATATAGCAAGCCTGAGATTTCAGACACTTATGAATCATCATAATTCTGCATCATAACTAACAGGAGTAGTAGCATAAAGTAGTAAACATAATGTGGACACTACTTCATAGTTCCATTGTGGGATTTTCAGAGGATACTATATAGGCAAGACACTTAAAAAAATAGTAGTCAGTAAACATGGTGCACTATAGCCTGTTATTTTGCTCATTCAAAAAGACTGCAGTATTCGCTGTTAGCAAGCACTGTATGGAACTAATCAAAATCTCAAATCAGTCTCTAGCAGGAATTTTAGAGTGTACGGCTGCCAGAGTTGGTAGATTAAAGTAAAAGCTGAAGCATGATAGCTGTGCTTGCAAATGACGAAGGGATTTATTCACCTGCACAGTCATCTTTTTGAGGGTTTGTTTGCAATTTGATTTGCATTAGTAccttagcaaaaaaaaaaaagagatgaaaactCTTCACTCTTACACAGGTGAGGTTGCTCAAAAATCTCATACAATAGTGTTGGCAATGCAACCTCACTTAATCTGAATCTCTGTCTTCTTTAACTAACTGACCAGGGTACATAGATCTAACAGGGCTTGTCCTTCAGGTTGCACCAGTTTTGGAGGAGCGTGCACATGTGCTGCGCCTCTCCCTGGAGAAGATGCGATTCATCGACGACCCCGAGGCCTTCCTCCGACGCTCCGTCCTCGTTAACAACCTCCTTCGGCGCCTGCGGGCCGAGATCCTGCTCCAGAGCACTGACTGGTGTTTCCCACCCAACCCAGCATTTACCACCGGCCCCTGCATCCCACCGCCCAGCACTAACCCTGCCCATCAGGCGCTCCACGGAACGGTGCCCACCCGGATCTGCTTAGCACCCCAAGCTGGACCGCCCTTTCGTAAGCGCTTCCGGATGGTCCGTGGAGGACAGGGGGATGTACGCCCTGACTGTGCccagacatgctgctgcatctATGCAGCGGCAGCCGCTGCGGGACACTACCTCCACCTCCCGTTTTCCATGTATGATGCAGCACTCTCCACCTGCCCGTCCACgccacactcctcctccttctttcagCTAGCTAGCCATAGCAAGTTGGGGCTGACAGTGGCCATAGAGGAGCATGACGACGAGGATGAAGatgttgaggaggagga
Coding sequences:
- the sertad4 gene encoding SERTA domain-containing protein 4, translating into MTLVLSMNPFLDPEGDPPLSTYQPIWESERCTKTCLSNNAPPCSSEEQFTQETPCRRVPDHVSVSRIAYFKRKFVDDDDEPPFSFRTYCQTVAPVLEERAHVLRLSLEKMRFIDDPEAFLRRSVLVNNLLRRLRAEILLQSTDWCFPPNPAFTTGPCIPPPSTNPAHQALHGTVPTRICLAPQAGPPFRKRFRMVRGGQGDVRPDCAQTCCCIYAAAAAAGHYLHLPFSMYDAALSTCPSTPHSSSFFQLASHSKLGLTVAIEEHDDEDEDVEEEEENEEEEREEEEEEEEEDDERRQAGPSLDIVKDKSSLKSRTRTLLGHAHTRTEEGSCMTGRVEEEEEGEQEEEEEEEEEEEEQVVRPCQWDSIASEREPHKASMWHCRAHRQ